The window AACATTGCCATGCCAAGCGGTGGCCGGCCGCTGGTAATGCTGAACGCGATGCCCGCCCCCCGAAGACCTCTGACGGCCTCAATGGAGCGGGCCGTCAGTACCTTGTTCTGGGTAACCAGCGTGCCATCCACGTCGGCGATCACCAGCCGAGTGTTACTTCTCATGAAAACCTCATTTCCTGCCGGGCGACGAAACACATGGCCTTACTGCTCCTCATACGACCAGAGCAGGCCGCCATCCACGAACAGGGTGGTGCCGGTGATGTAATCTGCGTCGGCCGAGGCCAGAAACGCGGCCACCCCGGACACATCTTCGGGCATTCCCAGCCGCTTCAGGGGAATGTTTTCCAGCAGCGGCTTGAGCTTGGCTGGATCGTTCAGCAGCGCCTTATTGATGGGCGTTTCGATGGCACCCGGCGCGATGTTGTTGATGGTGATTCCGAACGGCGCGAGTTCGACGGCAAGATTGCGCGTCAACATTTTCAGCCCGCCCTTGCTGGCGCAGTAGGCGGCGAAATGCGGGAACGGCAACTCTTCGTGGACGGAACTGATATTGATAATCTTGCCCGCGTGTTTGGCGGCAATCCATTGTCGGACTACCGCCTGTGTGAGAAAAAACACGCCCTTCAGGTTCACATTGAGTACGAGGTCGTAGTCCTGTTCGCTCACCTCCCAGAAATCGGCGCGCCGCTCCAGGCCGGCGTTGTTGACCAGGATGTCGGCCGTCCCAAAGCGATCAAACACGGCCTCAATGAAAGTTCGCGCCTGCGTGATGTCGCTGAGATCCGCCTGCAAGGCCAGCGCTCTGCGGCCATTCCCCGCTCCCGCACCTCCGGCCGTAATGCGGTC is drawn from Terriglobia bacterium and contains these coding sequences:
- a CDS encoding glucose 1-dehydrogenase — translated: MQSSAVTKRLEGKVAIVTGGDRGIGRAIALRLAAEGADIAFCYRANRAGAEEVVDRITAGGAGAGNGRRALALQADLSDITQARTFIEAVFDRFGTADILVNNAGLERRADFWEVSEQDYDLVLNVNLKGVFFLTQAVVRQWIAAKHAGKIINISSVHEELPFPHFAAYCASKGGLKMLTRNLAVELAPFGITINNIAPGAIETPINKALLNDPAKLKPLLENIPLKRLGMPEDVSGVAAFLASADADYITGTTLFVDGGLLWSYEEQ